GACGAGGATCTGATCCTCGGTCAGCGGCGTCTCCGGGATACGGTGGCGGGTCTGGATCACCGTCGCCTCCGTCGTCCGTTCGGTCGTCGCGACACCGGCGGTCCGCTGGAAGAACTTGCGGATGCTGACGGCGTTCGTGGTGTCGTCAGCGCCCTGATCGATGACCTTCAGCGTGTCCCCCGGCAACAGCGTCGCCGCCGTCACCTGCACCCCGCCGGTCCCCCAGCCATAGGGCATCGGCATCTCACGGCTCGCAAACGGCACCTGATAGCCGGGAACGGCGATGCCCTTCAGGATCGCGCGGCGGATCATCCGCTTCGTGTCCTCGTCCAGATAGGCGAAATTATAGGCCTGATCGGTCATTCCGCAGCCTCCTGCTCTGCGCCCGCCCGCAGACGCCGGACCAGCTCCAGCTCGGCCTGGAAATCGACGTAATGCGGCAGCTTGATATGTTCGAGGAACCCGGTTGCCTGAATATTGTCGCAATGCGACAGCACGAATTCCTGATCCTGCGCCGGCGCGCCCTGATTATCCTCACCCAATTCTTCCCAGCGAAGCGCCCGGTCGACCAAAGCCATGGAGATCGCCTTGCGCTCCGTCTGGCCGAAGCTGAGACCGTAGCCGCGCGTGAATTGCGCCGGTTCGGTTTTCGAGCCCTTGAACTGGTTCACCGTCTCGCATTCGGTCAGCTCGACCTCGCCCAGTTCGATGGCAAAACCCAGTTCGGGAATATCGACCTCGACCGAAACCACACCGATCCGCAATTCCCCGACAAAGGCGTGGTTGCGGGCATAGCCGCGCTGCGTGGAATAGGCGAGGCCCAGCAGGAAGCCTTCGTCCCCGCGTGCGAGGGCTTGCAGCCGCAAAGGACGGTCTGCGGGCAGTTCCATCGGCTCGCGCGTCAGATCGGGCGGGGTGGTGTCGTCCCGTGCCGCTTCCTCGATCAGGCCGTCGCGGTTCAGGAAGGACAGGATATGCGGCACCTCAGGCTGCTCCGCCCCGTCAGTGGCGTTTTCACCGGCGGGCAGTTCACCATCCGCCATCAGCCGGAAATCCAGCAGGCGGTGCGTATAGTCAAAAGTCGGCCCGAGGATCTGGCCGCCCGGCGCATCCTTGAACGTGGCGCTGACCCGGCGTTTCACCAGCATCTGCGCGGTATCGACCGGCTCCGACGCACCGAAGCGCGGCAAGGTGGTGCGATAGGCGCGGATCAGAAAGACCGCCTCGATCATATCTCCACGCGCCTGCTTCATCGCCAGCGCGGCAAGGTCGGGATCATAAAGCGAGCCCTCCGCCATCACCCGCGCCACCCCGACGGCAAGCTGTTCGCGGATCTGCGCGGTATCAAGCGCCGGCAGATCGTCCGGCCCGCGACGGGCGCGTTCCAGCCAGTCATGGGCGGCGTCAATCGCGCGCTCGCCCCCTTTTACGGCGACATACATCAGGAAATCTCCGTCGATCTGGGCAGAGCGGCGATGCGAGTGCCGCCGCAGAAAATCGCGTCCCATCCCAGCGGGAAGCGGGCATGGTTGGCGACGAACGCCTCCCGCTCCGGCAGGGCGAGATCTGCTGTGTCCTTGATCCCCGGCCCGCGAAGCGTGGCGGGAGCGGCGTCGAAATCATGGCCGTCGACGATCAGCGTCGCGGCACGGTCGGGATACTCCGGCGTGCCGATGGCGAAGCGATCCAGCGGCATCAGCGAGGCCCAGTCGCCAAGCGCGAATTCGGCCTCTCCCGCATCGACCAGTGGCGCGCCGCAGTGGAAGGCCAGCCATTGCCGCATATCCGCATTGTCGTGGCTCGCGGCCAGATGCAGTTTCGTGGTGCGGTCCACCAGTGTCAGCAGCACAGCGGCAGCGGCATCTGACAGCGGGGCGGGGCCGTGATGACCCGCAACCTCAGCAATCTCGCCCGGCCGGGCCATGACGTTCAGAATGCCGCGAAACGCGGTCGCAGCCTGAACCGGCGGATCGGTGAAACCTCCGGACAGATCGGTCATTCGTCTTCCCCCCGGACCAGTGTGAAAAATTCAACCCGCGTCCTGGCCGCCTCCGTCGCGGTTGCGGCACGGCGGGCATTTTCCTCAGCCCGCAAGGGTGCGAGGATCGCGGTCTCGACCTCATCGGCATCGTCCTGCAACATTGCATCGACGAGCGCGGCATTGCGGGCATGGGCCTTGTCGCGCCCCTGCACATATCCATGCCCGACCGTGCCGCTGCCGCTCAGCCGGACCGAGGCGCGGGTGACGGTCATCTCGCCCAGATTGAACGCAGCCCCCGTTCCCCCTGCCCGGCCCCGCACCATCACGGTCCCGATTTCCGGCGCGCGCAGATAATCATGCGCGGGCGGCTCTGTGATCAATTCGGCCAATCTCTTCGCCGGTGCGCGCGCGAGCAGTCCGAGCGCGGCTTTTCGAAATTCATCTGAAGATTCAGGTGACATTGTTCCTGCCATCCACTATACAACTAGACATGTGGTAACCCGAAACGGTGCCCCGAACAATCCGTTGAACCGTGAAATTTTGGTGACAGATGAGTCTATGGCAGAGCATTGCAGATACGCTGCGCGCCGAGATCGCGCGTGGCATGTGGCGTCCCGGCACAAGGCTGCCCCCCGAGGCAGAGCTTGCGGCCCGTTTTGGCGTGAATCGCCACACGTTGCGCCACGCAACGAAGGTGCTGGCTGACGAGGGCCTGTTGTATTCGCGCCGGGGTGCCGGGGTCTTCGTCTCCGCCGCACCTGTCGAGTACAAGCTGGGCGAGAAAGCGCAGTTTCACCGCAATATCGAGCTGGCGGGGCGTGTGCCGAACCGGCGGATCGATTCGGTCGTCACCCGAAGCTGTGACACAGCCGAGGCACAGGGGTTGCAGATCGCCGCAGGCGCGCCGGTGCATGTGGCGGAAGGCGTGGCCAGCGTAGATCATCGCCCGGTCGCGATCTTCCGCGCGGTTTTCCCCGCCGATATGCTGCCCGATCTGCCGAAAGTGCTGTCCGGCGAGGGCTCCATCACCCGTGCCCTCGCCCAGAGCGGGGTGCCCGAATACAAACGCGCCACGACCCGGCTGAAGGCGACGATTGCGGACGAGGCGCAGGCGGCACGGCTTCAGATCGATCCCGGCGGGCCGCTGCTGCGCACCGAGGCCGTCAATATCGCGAAAGGCCGCCCGGTCGAGCGCAGCATCGTCTGGTGGGCGAGCGAGCGGGTGACGATGGTGCTCGACAATCAGGATTCGTAACGGTCGAGGAACTCCGCCACGGGCAGGCTGCGGAAATCGGGCAGGGCCTGCCGCAGCCGCTGATGATCCCAGTCCCACCAACCAAGCCGCATCAGCCGTTCGCCAATGTCTTCGGTAAAGCGGCGGCGCAGCGGTTTCGCCGGGCAACCGGCGACGATCATCCAGTCCGGCACATCATGCGTGACCACGGCCCCTGCCGCGACGATGGCACCGTGGCCGATGCGCAGTTCCGGCTTGATGATGGCACCGTGGCCGATCCAGGTGTCATTCCCGATAGATGTCCGCCGCGCGGCGCGGGCGGCAAAGAAATCCGCATCCGCCTCGGCATCGTCCCAGTAATATTCGGAACGATAGATGAAATGATGCAGGCTGGCGGTGTGCATCGGGTGATCCGTCGGCCCGATCCGGGTCAGCGCGGCGATATTGGCGAATTTGCCGACCGTGGTATTGGCAATATCCGCCAGCCGGTCGCAATAGCTGTAATCGCCAAATTCGCTGTTCATGATCCGCGCGCCATCACCAACCTCGCAATAGCGGCCAAAGCTGGAAGCTTTCACCTGCGCGCTTTCGGGGATGAAGGGCGTATCTGCGGAGAGTTTCGGCATCAGAACTCCCGTTCGCTGCCATCATAGCGGAAGAACCGCCCGGTATCGGTGATGGTCATATCCGCCGCGAGGTCGAGGATGCCGTCCGCCACCTCCTCCGCCGAAAGATCGGCACCGTCGCCGCCCATATCGGTCTGCACCCAGCCCGGATCGACCAGCGCGACGGCGATGCCTTCGCCCTCAAGCCGCGTGGCGAGCCCCTGCATCACCTTGTTCAGCGCCGCCTTGGAGGCGCGATAGGCGATGCGGTCGGCCTTGCGATACCCCATCCACGCCATCTGGCTGGAGATGGAAATCACACGCCCGTTGCCTGCCTGCCGCAGATTTGGCAGGAACGCCTGCGCGACCGCCAGCGGGGCGAGCGTGTTGACCCGAAGCGTCTCGGCAAACCCGTCGAAATCCATATCCAGCGGGTCCTGCCGCTCCGGCCCGATAATGCCGGCATTGTTGATCAGAACATCGACCGGCCCGGTTTCGGCGGCAGCGGCGCGCAGCGCGTCACGGTCGGTCACATCCAGACAATGAACCGCCGCGCCTTCCGGCCCCTCGCCGCTGCG
The genomic region above belongs to Paracoccus sp. SCSIO 75233 and contains:
- a CDS encoding carbon-phosphorus lyase complex subunit PhnI; its protein translation is MYVAVKGGERAIDAAHDWLERARRGPDDLPALDTAQIREQLAVGVARVMAEGSLYDPDLAALAMKQARGDMIEAVFLIRAYRTTLPRFGASEPVDTAQMLVKRRVSATFKDAPGGQILGPTFDYTHRLLDFRLMADGELPAGENATDGAEQPEVPHILSFLNRDGLIEEAARDDTTPPDLTREPMELPADRPLRLQALARGDEGFLLGLAYSTQRGYARNHAFVGELRIGVVSVEVDIPELGFAIELGEVELTECETVNQFKGSKTEPAQFTRGYGLSFGQTERKAISMALVDRALRWEELGEDNQGAPAQDQEFVLSHCDNIQATGFLEHIKLPHYVDFQAELELVRRLRAGAEQEAAE
- the phnH gene encoding phosphonate C-P lyase system protein PhnH; this translates as MTDLSGGFTDPPVQAATAFRGILNVMARPGEIAEVAGHHGPAPLSDAAAAVLLTLVDRTTKLHLAASHDNADMRQWLAFHCGAPLVDAGEAEFALGDWASLMPLDRFAIGTPEYPDRAATLIVDGHDFDAAPATLRGPGIKDTADLALPEREAFVANHARFPLGWDAIFCGGTRIAALPRSTEIS
- a CDS encoding chloramphenicol acetyltransferase, encoding MPKLSADTPFIPESAQVKASSFGRYCEVGDGARIMNSEFGDYSYCDRLADIANTTVGKFANIAALTRIGPTDHPMHTASLHHFIYRSEYYWDDAEADADFFAARAARRTSIGNDTWIGHGAIIKPELRIGHGAIVAAGAVVTHDVPDWMIVAGCPAKPLRRRFTEDIGERLMRLGWWDWDHQRLRQALPDFRSLPVAEFLDRYES
- the phnF gene encoding phosphonate metabolism transcriptional regulator PhnF yields the protein MSLWQSIADTLRAEIARGMWRPGTRLPPEAELAARFGVNRHTLRHATKVLADEGLLYSRRGAGVFVSAAPVEYKLGEKAQFHRNIELAGRVPNRRIDSVVTRSCDTAEAQGLQIAAGAPVHVAEGVASVDHRPVAIFRAVFPADMLPDLPKVLSGEGSITRALAQSGVPEYKRATTRLKATIADEAQAARLQIDPGGPLLRTEAVNIAKGRPVERSIVWWASERVTMVLDNQDS
- a CDS encoding SDR family NAD(P)-dependent oxidoreductase, with the protein product MHVLVTGAGRGIGQMLATRALSRGWQVTVTLRSGEGPEGAAVHCLDVTDRDALRAAAAETGPVDVLINNAGIIGPERQDPLDMDFDGFAETLRVNTLAPLAVAQAFLPNLRQAGNGRVISISSQMAWMGYRKADRIAYRASKAALNKVMQGLATRLEGEGIAVALVDPGWVQTDMGGDGADLSAEEVADGILDLAADMTITDTGRFFRYDGSEREF
- the phnG gene encoding phosphonate C-P lyase system protein PhnG; this translates as MAGTMSPESSDEFRKAALGLLARAPAKRLAELITEPPAHDYLRAPEIGTVMVRGRAGGTGAAFNLGEMTVTRASVRLSGSGTVGHGYVQGRDKAHARNAALVDAMLQDDADEVETAILAPLRAEENARRAATATEAARTRVEFFTLVRGEDE